One window of Mustela lutreola isolate mMusLut2 chromosome 13, mMusLut2.pri, whole genome shotgun sequence genomic DNA carries:
- the SERP2 gene encoding stress-associated endoplasmic reticulum protein 2 isoform X1, translating to MVAKQRIRMANEKHSKNITQRGNVAKTLRPQEEKYPVGPWLLALFVFVVCGSALGGEDRPARHVRKVLFHPGSNFSHQDASPNPEAAKQTSEHNQN from the exons ATGGTGGCCAAACAGCGGATCCGGATGGCCAACGAGAAGCACAGCAAAAACATCACCCAGAGGGGGAACGTAGCCAAAACCCTG AGGCCGCAAGAAGAGAAATACCCCGTGGGACCATGGCTGTTGgcactgtttgtttttgttgtctgtgGCTCAG CCTTGGGAGGGGAGGACAGACCTGCCCGCCATGTCCGTAAGGTACTTTTCCACCCAGGTAGcaacttctcccatcaagacgcATCCCCAAACCCAGAAGCAGCCAAGCAGACCTCTGAGCACAACCAGAACTAA
- the SERP2 gene encoding stress-associated endoplasmic reticulum protein 2 isoform X2, translating to MVAKQRIRMANEKHSKNITQRGNVAKTLRPQEEKYPVGPWLLALFVFVVCGSAIFQIIQSIRMGM from the exons ATGGTGGCCAAACAGCGGATCCGGATGGCCAACGAGAAGCACAGCAAAAACATCACCCAGAGGGGGAACGTAGCCAAAACCCTG AGGCCGCAAGAAGAGAAATACCCCGTGGGACCATGGCTGTTGgcactgtttgtttttgttgtctgtgGCTCAG CTATCTTTCAGATCATTCAGAGCATAAGGATGGGCATGTGA